The following coding sequences are from one Novosphingobium sp. Gsoil 351 window:
- the obgE gene encoding GTPase ObgE, which translates to MHFLDQAKIFIRSGAGGPGAVAFRREKYVEYGGPDGGDGGKGGDIVFVAVPGLNTLIDFRYSQHFKARRGGGGAGKNRTGAGADDMIIEVPVGTQILADDEDRTLIADMAVEGQRLVLLRGGDGGRGNASYKSSTNRAPRQHGTGWPGAEMYVWLRLKLLADAGLVGLPNAGKSTFINQVTNAEAKVGAYPFTTVRPQLGVVRHKAREFVLADIPGLIEGAADGAGIGDRFLGHIERCRVLIHLVDISGDDPAEAMRIVAGELAAYGAGLDEKPTLVALNKVDLADPELVAGFSAELRAAGAEEVFAISGATGEGVPALLDAVLGYLPQRSSLERATGGEVGEEWSPV; encoded by the coding sequence ATGCACTTCCTCGACCAGGCCAAGATCTTCATCCGCTCCGGCGCGGGTGGCCCGGGTGCGGTGGCGTTCCGGCGCGAGAAGTATGTCGAGTACGGCGGACCCGACGGCGGCGACGGGGGCAAGGGCGGGGACATCGTCTTCGTCGCCGTGCCCGGTCTCAACACGTTGATCGACTTCCGCTACTCGCAGCACTTCAAGGCCAGGCGGGGCGGCGGAGGCGCGGGCAAGAACCGCACCGGCGCCGGCGCGGACGACATGATCATCGAAGTGCCCGTCGGCACCCAGATACTGGCCGACGACGAGGACCGCACGCTCATCGCCGATATGGCCGTGGAGGGCCAACGTCTGGTCCTGTTGCGCGGGGGTGACGGCGGGCGCGGCAACGCCAGCTACAAGAGCTCGACCAACCGCGCCCCGCGCCAGCACGGTACCGGCTGGCCCGGTGCCGAGATGTACGTCTGGCTGCGGCTAAAGCTGCTCGCCGACGCCGGCCTCGTCGGTCTGCCCAACGCGGGCAAATCGACCTTCATCAACCAGGTGACCAATGCCGAGGCCAAAGTCGGCGCCTATCCCTTCACCACCGTCCGCCCGCAGTTGGGCGTGGTCCGGCACAAGGCACGCGAGTTCGTGCTCGCCGACATTCCCGGACTGATCGAAGGCGCTGCCGACGGCGCGGGGATCGGCGACCGCTTCCTCGGCCACATCGAACGCTGCCGCGTGCTGATCCACCTCGTCGATATTTCGGGCGACGATCCGGCCGAGGCGATGCGGATCGTCGCCGGGGAACTCGCCGCCTATGGCGCCGGGCTCGACGAGAAACCGACGCTGGTCGCGCTCAACAAGGTCGATCTCGCCGATCCTGAACTGGTCGCGGGCTTCTCCGCCGAATTGCGCGCGGCGGGTGCGGAGGAAGTCTTCGCGATCTCCGGCGCGACCGGTGAAGGCGTGCCCGCGCTGCTCGACGCGGTGCTCGGCTACCTGCCGCAGCGCTCCTCCCTTGAGCGGGCCACCGGCGGCGAAGTGGGCGAGGAGTGGTCGCCGGTTTGA
- a CDS encoding AtpZ/AtpI family protein, translated as MADDRNDAPAVREDPAIDSLEDRIAAARSAEDKRLGKTDAPAADARGQGMQIAQTMVGYPLGGIVVGWVLDGIFGTRPWIMIGLMFLAFFGACLQVVRFNKAD; from the coding sequence GTGGCCGACGACCGCAACGACGCACCTGCCGTTCGGGAAGACCCGGCAATCGATTCGCTCGAGGATCGGATTGCGGCGGCGCGCTCCGCAGAGGACAAGCGGCTGGGCAAGACGGACGCCCCGGCCGCCGACGCGCGTGGCCAGGGCATGCAGATCGCCCAGACGATGGTCGGCTATCCGCTGGGTGGGATCGTCGTCGGATGGGTGCTGGACGGCATCTTCGGCACGCGTCCGTGGATCATGATCGGCCTGATGTTTCTCGCCTTTTTCGGCGCGTGCCTTCAGGTCGTGCGCTTCAACAAAGCCGACTGA